The Nitratidesulfovibrio sp. SRB-5 genomic sequence CATGAAGTGTGTTGGCGGGGGGCAAACCATACCCGTGGCCGGGGCCGTTACGGTTGCAGCGCAGGGAGGGCAAGCAGTCGCGGCTGGTGAAAGCTGGACAGGTCCATCTGATGGCTCGCTTTCAATCACCATACCATCTGATGGGTGGTACGAAATCAGGGGTACCTTCACGGGGATGGCGGCTGCATCCGGACATTTTTCCGGATTCATAACTGTAAACGGCGCCCTCGTGCTCCACTCCTACTGCTATGCCTATGTGTATTCATGGACGACAGGATGCCCGGAATGCACCATGAGCCTGAAAACAGGGGACGTGATACGTATGCAAGCGAGTACGGGCGTGGCGCTGACAAGTGGCGGAACAGGAACTGTCACCCTGACTGCACGGAGGGTGCGCTGACATGAAGAACATGCGCTTGCACGCGGCGTTGTGCCGCCTGTACCCCCATGCCCCCGAAGGCGCGTGGGAACTGGCGTGCGGCCCGCAAACGGATTGGGACGTGGCCATTGCGGCCTGGAGGCTGGAGGAGGCGCCGCCAACGCAGGAGGCGCTGGACACGATGTACGCGGCGCTGGCCGAAGAGGATGCGGCCCCTCGCCCGCCCGAACCGGAACCGCTGGACCTGAACACCATCACCTATGCCCAGGCCGATGCCATCATCCGCGCCGAAAGCGTGGAGGATTTGCGGCTGGCAATGCTGGATGTGCTGGGCCTGTAAGGGAAGGAGCGGCGAACGGGGACAAGGGGCAGCGTGGGGCAAGGGCTGCGGCTGACAGGACGCCGTGGAGGGCAGGGGCAGGGCGGACAAGAGACAGCGGAGGACATGGAACAGCGGAGTGCAAGAGAACGGTGGGCAAGGTTTGGTGAAGTGCGCGGCTCCGCTCGCGGAAGATGGATGCGGGCGGTGACGAACGGCGCGCGTGGCGCGGAATGACAAGGCCCCCGGCATGCCGGGGGCCTTCAGGCTTGTGGGCAAAGCGCAGGTCACGCAGGTCCGCCTACGTCATGGAATCCATCAGCCGCCGCAGGGCGGCGGCCTGGGCCGAAAGCTCGGCGATGGCGGTTTCCGCCTCGGACATGCGCATGGCCGTGGAGCCGGATATTTCGTTCACCTCGGCGATGATGCGGTTCAGTTCATCGCCGGTGGCGGCCTGCTGCTCGGCGGCGGTGGCGATGGAGTTCACCTGGTCGGATGCCTGCTGCACCGCGTGCACGATTTCCTGCAACATGCCGCCCGCCTCGTTGGCCAGGGCCTGGCTGTCGGTCACGCCGCGCACGGCAACGTCGGTGGCTTCCGCGCTGCGCCGTGCCGACTGCTGGATGCCCCCGATGGCCGCCTCCACCTCGCGGGTGGCGTTCATGGTTTTTTCGGCCAGCTTGCGCACCTCGTCGGCCACCACGGCAAAGCCGCGCCCGGCATCTCCGGCGCGGGCCGCCTCGATGGCCGCGTTCAGCGCCAGCAGGTTGGTCTGGTCGGCAATGTCGCTGATGACGCCCAGCACGTTGCCGATGTCGCTGGCCTGGGTGCCCAGTTTTTCCATTTCGCTGCGCAGTTCGCGCGAATGGCTGCCCAGCCCTTCGATGGCGGCGGCCACCTTTTCCACGATGTCCGCGCCCTGCCTGGCCCGTTCGGACATTTCCGCCGTGGTGCGGTTGGTGTCCGAGGCGTTGCGGGCCACCTCGCGTACCGTGGCGGCCATTTCGTCCATGGCGGTGGCCGATTCGGAACTGCGCTGCAACTGCCTGTCGGCCCCGCGCGCGGCCTCGCCCACCCGGTCGGAAAGCTGGCTGGCGGCATCGGCCACGGTGGTGGCAATGGCGTCGGCATCGCGGGCCACCCCGGCAATGCGTTCGCTGCGTTCCAGCGCTTCCAGTTCGCCGCGCTTCACGGCTGTGATGTCCTGGCGGATTTCCATGTACCCCACCAGCGTGCCGTCGGGCTTGCGCACCGTGGCCGCGCGGGAATGGAAGTAGCGCGTCTCGCCGCCTGTCTGCCGGGTGAAGTCCAGTTGGGTTTCGGCCTCGCTGGTGCGGGCCAGACGGTCGATGGGAGGCTCCGCGCCGTACACGTCCGCCCCCTGGTAGCTGTCCAGCGGCTTGCCGATCAGGTCGTCTTCCGCATGGCCCAGCAGGGCGCAGGCGGCGCTGTTCAGGGCGCGGATGTTGCGGCGCGGCCCGGTGACGATGATGGGATCGGGCACGCGGTTGATGATGGCCCGGTTGTAGGCCACCCGTTCGCGGATGGCGTCCACCATGTGGGTGATGGTTTCGTGCAGCTGGCCCATTTCCGCCGTGAAGCGGAAGGAGCTCTTGTACTCGAAGTCGCCATCCGCGATGCGCCTGCCAAAGTCGGTCAGGGCCGCCAGCGGGGCCTGAATGGTGCGGTACAGCCCCACGGCCAGCAGGCCGCCCAGCAGCACTGCCAAGGAGAAGGCCACGGCGGCCCCGGTGCGCAGCATGGAGCCGGTGTTGTTTGTTTCATCCGCGTGATCGCGGGTGGCCTCTATGGTGGCCTTGGTCAGTTCCTCGATGGACTGTTCCAGCTTGTGGGCCTGTTCTCGCCCTGCATCGAAGCGGATGTTGGCCTGCTCGGCGGAGAGGCCGGCGGCGGGGGCTTCGCGGGTCAGCACGGAAAAGGACGAAAGATACGGGCCGCTCAGCGAACGGATGGCGGCAACCTGTTGCAGCAGGTTGGCCAGCTCCGGTATGTCGCGCAGCTTGCGTTCGGCGGCGTCGGTGTGGGCGGCAAGGTTCGTGGCGGCCTTTTCGTGCTGGGGCAGGTAGCCGCGCAGCCGTTCCGCGTTGGCGATGTTGAGCAGGGTGTCCTTTTCGTAGCGGCGCAGCTGGCTTACGTCGTGGCGCATGGCGTACACGGTTTCTTCCAGTTCCACGTGCTTGGAGACCAGTTCGTCCACCAGCATGTTGATGTTGCCGAGAGCCAGCACCATGGCCACGCCCATGACCAGGTTGAGCAGGGTGAGCGTGCCTAGGCCGTAGATGAGTTTCTGGCGTATGGTCATCGGGCGGTCCCCCAGTGAAGGAGAAAGGTTTGTGGCGGTGCGGTGAGGGGTGAGGGCAGGAAGCGGGCACCATACGAGCTTACAGGACTTTTTCGGCCGACTAGGACACAACTTTAGCCGATGCGCAAGGATTCTTCATGGCGCGGCACGAAAAAAGGCCCGGCGTTTTTCGCCGGGCCTTTTGAATGGTTTTGGTCATGTCGGGCATTCTGCCTGTTCATGCCTGTTCATGTCCGTTCCCGAATCGGGCGCCGGGCGGCAAGCGGTGTGCGTCAGCTCCATTCCAGCAGGCGGCGCTGGCCGGTCAGGGCGCGGATGTCCGTAACGTCCTGCGACACTTCCAGGCAGCCGAGGTAGGAGCCGTCGGTATCGCGCACCGCAAAGTAGCGGATGTGCAGGAAGCGTCCGCCAAGCTCGATCCAGAATTCCGCCGTATCCCGTTCGCCAGCCTTGAATCTGGCCAGGATGTCCTCGACCATGTGCACGGATTTCGGCGGGTGGCAGTTGCGCACGTTGCGCCCGATAACCGCCGCGCTGCGCGGAAAGATGCGGTGCGGTACGTCGGAATAGTAGGCCACCCGGTCGTTGGCATCCACGAAACTGAGGTCCACCGGCAGGCTGCGCAGCATCTGGTTGAGTACGTTGGGCGCCAGCGCGCCGGTATCCAGTTGCACCAGTTGCGCGGCACCACCGGCGCGCGTCCGGCCTGCCGTGTCCGCCACGCCCGCCAGATAGGGAGTCTGCGGCGTCCATTCGTCGCCGGGCGTCACCCAGGCGTAGCCGATTTCGTCCTCGCCGTGGCGCACCCGCGCCCACTGGGCTTCCGTCAGCGATTCCAGGGCCATGGGGAAGAGCACCTTCTCTTCCTTGTACACCATGTCCTTCACGGCTTCCGCCGCGTCGCGCGCGGCCAGTGCGGCTGCCGTGGCGGCCAGGTTTTCCATGGCCGCGCGGGCGGCCTTGAACAGTCCGCGGATGTCGTCGTGCACTTCCCACATGACCTTGGGCGGGGCCTCTATGCCGTTTTCCTCCAGCAGGGGGAACAGCTGGTTTTCCTTGCGGGTGTAGTGCACCTCGATGTGGGCCAGGTCTTCCAGCAGTTCCTTTACGTAGCGGCTGCTGAACGACCAGGCCATCTCGTCGATGGGCGAGGTGCGGTCGCCGGGGGTGCGGTGCATGCGGTCCACCTGCGAGATGATTTCGTCGGCCACTTCCATGGCCTTGGCGTTTTCGTCCATGTAGGTGCGCACCGGGTGCCCGGCGGGCGCGGAAACGGCCGGGGCCTCGTCCAGCGCGCCCTTGAACAGGTCCACGTGCAGCGAGCACAGGCGCTTTATCTCGGCCTCCGGCAGGCCCTCGGCCACCATGGCCTGTTCCAGCCGGGCAATGTCCCCGCCGGAAATATCGCCCACGGCGGCGGCAAAGCGCGCCTTCAGCGTTGCCGGGTCCGCCCCGGCGTGCAGCTCGCGGATGAGTTCCTTCAGGGTGTCCATGCGCGTGGCATCGGACAGGGGCGAGCCGGACGCGGGCGCCTGTCCGGCATCGCACGGCGTGCCGCAGGCGGTGGCGCAGGGCGATGCCCCGGTTTCGGCAGCGGGTTTGGGGCCGGGCTTTGCGCCCGTGCCGGGCGCGCCCTTGGGCACGATGGTCACGGCCTCGGAGGAATGGTCCAGCACGCCGCGCGTAATGTGCAGCATCAGGCCGTTGACCTCCAGCCCGGCAATGTCCGCCGCCTGCTGCAAGGTGGCCACCCGGCCCAGCGTGTTGCGCAGCAGCGGGTTCTTCAGCTTGGCGAAGGCGGGCGCGAAGTCGGCCAGCACGTCGATGAGGTAGGGGCGCTCCGAGACAAGATCGTGTATGGACGTGGACGGGGCGAGATGCATGGGGCCTCCCGTGGGGTTTCGTGGATTCGTCGTGTGCCCGGCATGGCGCCCGGCGTGCGGTTGGCGTCTGGCCGGAACCGCATGACCGGATGTTCCCGCCATGGCCGGTCGTGTCACCAAGGTAGGACCGGGCGCGGCCATGCGCCGTGACGGGCATCACGTCATACAATATAGCACGGATGTTTCCGGAACGGCAGGGGGGCGGGGCGCACGGCGGCGCACGGCGGCTTCGGCGCGCGGTGCGGGCTGTCCGCGCCGCCCGCGTGGTCATCCCGCGCGCGCCCGCGCACTGGACAAAATCCCTGCGGTCTGCAAAAGCACAAGGGCCGCGCTTCGTCGGCATATCCCCGAACACTGCGAACAGGACCGTTTCCGCCTTGCCGCCCGTACGGTGCCCGCAGCATGCGAACTCCGCGACTGGCGCACCACGTGGGCGGCGCGCCCCGGCCAACCTTCCGGCAGGCAGGCACCGGCCCGGAAACAACCCGACCAGACAATAACCCCGAAAGGTGGACCAATGAGCAACGAACCGGACAAGATCATCTATTCGATGATCCGCGTCACCAAGCGCCACGGCCAGCGCGAGGTGCTGAAGGACATTTCCCTCTCCTACTTCTACGGCGCCAAGATCGGCGTGCTGGGCCTGAACGGCTCGGGCAAGTCGTCGCTGCTGAAGATCCTGGCCGGGGTGGACCCCAACTTCGACGGCAAGACCGTGCTCGCGCCGGGCTTCACCATCGGCTACCTGGAGCAGGAGCCGCTGGTGGACGAAGCCCGCACCGTGCGTGAAGTGGTGGAAGAAGGCGTGCAGGACATCGTGGATCTCGTGAAGCAATTCGAGGAGATCAACGCCAAGTTCGCCGAGCCCATGGAACCGGACGAGATGGACGCGCTCATCGAGCGCCAGGGCAAGGTGCAGGAACAGATGGACGCCAAGGGCGCCTGGGACCTGGACGCCCGCCTCGAAATGGCCATGGACGCCCTGCGCTGCCCCCCCGGCGACACCCCCGTGTCGGTCATCTCCGGTGGTGAACGCCGCCGCGTGGCCCTGTGCCGCCTGCTGCTGCAAAGCCCCGACATCCTGCTGCTGGACGAACCCACCAACCACCTGGACGCCGAATCGGTGGCCTGGCTGGAACGCTTCCTCCAGACCTTCCCCGGCACGGTCATCGCCGTCACCCACGACCGCTACTTCCTCGACAACGTGGCGGGCTGGATTCTGGAACTGGACCGTGGGCGCGGCATTCCGTGGAAGGGCAACTATTCCTCGTGGCTGGAGCAGAAGGAAAAGCGCCTGCAACAGGAAGAAAAGTCCGAGGTGGAGCGCCAGAAGACCCTCCAGCGCGAACTGGAGTGGATCCGGATGTCGCCCAAGGGCCGCCACGCCAAGGGCAAGGCG encodes the following:
- the ettA gene encoding energy-dependent translational throttle protein EttA; translation: MSNEPDKIIYSMIRVTKRHGQREVLKDISLSYFYGAKIGVLGLNGSGKSSLLKILAGVDPNFDGKTVLAPGFTIGYLEQEPLVDEARTVREVVEEGVQDIVDLVKQFEEINAKFAEPMEPDEMDALIERQGKVQEQMDAKGAWDLDARLEMAMDALRCPPGDTPVSVISGGERRRVALCRLLLQSPDILLLDEPTNHLDAESVAWLERFLQTFPGTVIAVTHDRYFLDNVAGWILELDRGRGIPWKGNYSSWLEQKEKRLQQEEKSEVERQKTLQRELEWIRMSPKGRHAKGKARINAYEAMLSHESEKRAPDLEIYIPPGPRLGKVVFEATGLAKSLGDRLLMEGVDFIIPAGAIVGIIGPNGAGKTTLFKMLAGVETPDAGELKIGDTVQVAFVDQNRDSLEAGKTVYEVISEGYETVKLGNREVNARAYCSRFNLMGQDQQKKVDVLSGGERNRVHLARMLKSNANVILLDEPTNDLDVNTMRALEDGIENFAGCVLVISHDRWFLDRIATHILAFEGDSSVVFFDGNYSEYEEDRKKRLGKDADTPHRIKFRKLTR
- a CDS encoding methyl-accepting chemotaxis protein, translating into MTIRQKLIYGLGTLTLLNLVMGVAMVLALGNINMLVDELVSKHVELEETVYAMRHDVSQLRRYEKDTLLNIANAERLRGYLPQHEKAATNLAAHTDAAERKLRDIPELANLLQQVAAIRSLSGPYLSSFSVLTREAPAAGLSAEQANIRFDAGREQAHKLEQSIEELTKATIEATRDHADETNNTGSMLRTGAAVAFSLAVLLGGLLAVGLYRTIQAPLAALTDFGRRIADGDFEYKSSFRFTAEMGQLHETITHMVDAIRERVAYNRAIINRVPDPIIVTGPRRNIRALNSAACALLGHAEDDLIGKPLDSYQGADVYGAEPPIDRLARTSEAETQLDFTRQTGGETRYFHSRAATVRKPDGTLVGYMEIRQDITAVKRGELEALERSERIAGVARDADAIATTVADAASQLSDRVGEAARGADRQLQRSSESATAMDEMAATVREVARNASDTNRTTAEMSERARQGADIVEKVAAAIEGLGSHSRELRSEMEKLGTQASDIGNVLGVISDIADQTNLLALNAAIEAARAGDAGRGFAVVADEVRKLAEKTMNATREVEAAIGGIQQSARRSAEATDVAVRGVTDSQALANEAGGMLQEIVHAVQQASDQVNSIATAAEQQAATGDELNRIIAEVNEISGSTAMRMSEAETAIAELSAQAAALRRLMDSMT
- a CDS encoding DUF438 domain-containing protein; this encodes MHLAPSTSIHDLVSERPYLIDVLADFAPAFAKLKNPLLRNTLGRVATLQQAADIAGLEVNGLMLHITRGVLDHSSEAVTIVPKGAPGTGAKPGPKPAAETGASPCATACGTPCDAGQAPASGSPLSDATRMDTLKELIRELHAGADPATLKARFAAAVGDISGGDIARLEQAMVAEGLPEAEIKRLCSLHVDLFKGALDEAPAVSAPAGHPVRTYMDENAKAMEVADEIISQVDRMHRTPGDRTSPIDEMAWSFSSRYVKELLEDLAHIEVHYTRKENQLFPLLEENGIEAPPKVMWEVHDDIRGLFKAARAAMENLAATAAALAARDAAEAVKDMVYKEEKVLFPMALESLTEAQWARVRHGEDEIGYAWVTPGDEWTPQTPYLAGVADTAGRTRAGGAAQLVQLDTGALAPNVLNQMLRSLPVDLSFVDANDRVAYYSDVPHRIFPRSAAVIGRNVRNCHPPKSVHMVEDILARFKAGERDTAEFWIELGGRFLHIRYFAVRDTDGSYLGCLEVSQDVTDIRALTGQRRLLEWS